A region of Bombyx mori chromosome 13, ASM3026992v2 DNA encodes the following proteins:
- the LOC101747039 gene encoding mast cell protease 3 isoform X2 produces the protein MIYFGFVFTFAFVVILSPQAIAQGENDIKRGTYPYMAFVYYLDNTIVDESGARFLQSAFLIRLDWLVTSSIDVSSPDNNVVGFPTKTLLARVGAVTIDTNFTLNEDEDEQEQEIIQVVRPSNHNASEWWRTDISLLKTIFPFKITTAVNSAYFHLKMETFDKPCFILIFIESGNFSDDKVLKRTSVELQIPSTKEICGARFTENSMVCAVENDEYKNNTVQDFCLGNSGGPLICHNEVVGVQTYAELNCNPPYLYQLLNQWENFISCGTDDKCHEKECSKHCVSFHKDVKTEQNKPTLTARIDYPKSTEKTFENITATSALPETVTEEGEIEMTPTLTTEATTTEVNTTTRITLPTSEARATTKTSNQKDEIRADSTENLRNSRKRLEHVEEEAKRKVNVEAQKEDKDHKETKIVKLSSAADRNSAIHCYLFGLMFWHFI, from the exons TTGGTTTTGTATTCACTTTTGCGTTCG TCGTAATATTATCTCCACAAGCAATTGCTCAAGGAGAAAATGACATCAAACGAGGAACTTATCCTTATATG GCATTTGTTTACTATTTAGACAATACAATAGTGGATGAGTCTGGTGCCCGCTTCCTGCAAAGCGCGTTCCTCATTCGTCTTGATTGGTTGGTCACATCGTCGATTGACGTCAGCAGTCCAGATAACAATGTCGTGGGATTTCCAACTAAAACATTACTAGCCAGAGTTGGTGCTGTCACTATTGATACTAATTTCACCCTTAACGAAGATGAAGATGAACAGGAACAAGAG ATTATTCAAGTGGTTCGACCGTCCAATCACAATGCATCTGAATGGTGGCGCACTGATATTTCCCTGCTAAAGACGATATTTCCATTCAAGATCACTACTGCTGTTAATAGTGCGTATTTTCATTTGAAGATGGAAACCTTTGACAAGCCTTGTTTCATTCTAATTTTCATC GAGTCTGGTAATTTTTCCGACGACAAAGTACTCAAACGGACTTCAGTCGAGCTTCAAATACCATCGACAAAAGAAATTTGCGGAGCACGATTTACTGAAAATTCTATGGTTTGCGCTGTTGAAAACGATGAATACAAAAACAACACTGTGCAAGATTTTTGCCTT GGTAATAGTGGCGGACCGCTAATATGTCACAACGAAGTAGTAGGAGTGCAAACCTATGCTGAACTGAACTGTAACCCACCATACCTCTATCAATTATTAAACCAATGGGAAAACTTTATATCTTGTGGAACAGACGACAAATGTCATGAAAAAGAATGCAGTAAGCATTGTGTTTCATTTCATAAAGATGTGAAGACTGAACAAAATAAACCTACTTTAACGGCAAGAATCGATTATCCTAAGTCTACAGAAAAAACATTTGAGAATATAACAGCTACATCAGCTCTGCCGGAAACAGTCACCGAAGAAGGTGAAATTGAAATGACACCGACATTAACCACAGAAGCGACAACAACAGAAGTAAATACAACCACGAGGATTACTTTACCAACATCAGAAGCTAGAGCAACTACAAAAACAAGTAATCAGAAAGATGAAATTCGAGCAGACTCAACTGAAAATCTCAGAAATAGTCGAAAAAGGTTAGAGCATGTCGAGGAAGAGGCTAAAAGAAAAGTAAACGTGGAAGCTCAAAAAGAAGATAAAGATCACAAAGAGACAAAGATTGTTAAACTGAGTAGTGCAGCAGACAGGAACAGTGCTATTCATTGTTATCTGTTTGGATTAATGTTTTGGCATTTTATTTAG
- the LOC101747039 gene encoding mast cell protease 3 isoform X1 produces MIYFGFVFTFAFVVILSPQAIAQGENDIKRGTYPYMAFVYYLDNTIVDESGARFLQSAFLIRLDWLVTSSIDVSSPDNNVVGFPTKTLLARVGAVTIDTNFTLNEDEDEQEQEIIQVVRPSNHNASEWWRTDISLLKTIFPFKITTAVNSAYFHLKMETFDKPCFILIFIKESGNFSDDKVLKRTSVELQIPSTKEICGARFTENSMVCAVENDEYKNNTVQDFCLGNSGGPLICHNEVVGVQTYAELNCNPPYLYQLLNQWENFISCGTDDKCHEKECSKHCVSFHKDVKTEQNKPTLTARIDYPKSTEKTFENITATSALPETVTEEGEIEMTPTLTTEATTTEVNTTTRITLPTSEARATTKTSNQKDEIRADSTENLRNSRKRLEHVEEEAKRKVNVEAQKEDKDHKETKIVKLSSAADRNSAIHCYLFGLMFWHFI; encoded by the exons TTGGTTTTGTATTCACTTTTGCGTTCG TCGTAATATTATCTCCACAAGCAATTGCTCAAGGAGAAAATGACATCAAACGAGGAACTTATCCTTATATG GCATTTGTTTACTATTTAGACAATACAATAGTGGATGAGTCTGGTGCCCGCTTCCTGCAAAGCGCGTTCCTCATTCGTCTTGATTGGTTGGTCACATCGTCGATTGACGTCAGCAGTCCAGATAACAATGTCGTGGGATTTCCAACTAAAACATTACTAGCCAGAGTTGGTGCTGTCACTATTGATACTAATTTCACCCTTAACGAAGATGAAGATGAACAGGAACAAGAG ATTATTCAAGTGGTTCGACCGTCCAATCACAATGCATCTGAATGGTGGCGCACTGATATTTCCCTGCTAAAGACGATATTTCCATTCAAGATCACTACTGCTGTTAATAGTGCGTATTTTCATTTGAAGATGGAAACCTTTGACAAGCCTTGTTTCATTCTAATTTTCATC AAGGAGTCTGGTAATTTTTCCGACGACAAAGTACTCAAACGGACTTCAGTCGAGCTTCAAATACCATCGACAAAAGAAATTTGCGGAGCACGATTTACTGAAAATTCTATGGTTTGCGCTGTTGAAAACGATGAATACAAAAACAACACTGTGCAAGATTTTTGCCTT GGTAATAGTGGCGGACCGCTAATATGTCACAACGAAGTAGTAGGAGTGCAAACCTATGCTGAACTGAACTGTAACCCACCATACCTCTATCAATTATTAAACCAATGGGAAAACTTTATATCTTGTGGAACAGACGACAAATGTCATGAAAAAGAATGCAGTAAGCATTGTGTTTCATTTCATAAAGATGTGAAGACTGAACAAAATAAACCTACTTTAACGGCAAGAATCGATTATCCTAAGTCTACAGAAAAAACATTTGAGAATATAACAGCTACATCAGCTCTGCCGGAAACAGTCACCGAAGAAGGTGAAATTGAAATGACACCGACATTAACCACAGAAGCGACAACAACAGAAGTAAATACAACCACGAGGATTACTTTACCAACATCAGAAGCTAGAGCAACTACAAAAACAAGTAATCAGAAAGATGAAATTCGAGCAGACTCAACTGAAAATCTCAGAAATAGTCGAAAAAGGTTAGAGCATGTCGAGGAAGAGGCTAAAAGAAAAGTAAACGTGGAAGCTCAAAAAGAAGATAAAGATCACAAAGAGACAAAGATTGTTAAACTGAGTAGTGCAGCAGACAGGAACAGTGCTATTCATTGTTATCTGTTTGGATTAATGTTTTGGCATTTTATTTAG